One window from the genome of Marinobacter sp. LV10R510-11A encodes:
- the prsK gene encoding XrtA/PEP-CTERM system histidine kinase PrsK: protein MLPDLSVISHGAAAAVFAILAVLVGTRYLRRDIDWALFVAALVTTLWASSLVTQSLWGQPSFFIRYLLELLRDTAWILLLFAMLRDTFRQGRLSGQIKKFLGIATAGLLLTLITLGSLEFIFGMALVDGKTKLIGQIALSLLGLSLVEQIWRNAPAFGRSSMKYLCIGTATIFIFDFLMYADALLFGGIADSFWNARGFVNAALVPLFAINVVNTRKQPIDFQLSRSAVFHAGTLILAGTYLVLLSVSGYYVRILGGDWGEALQVILSAVALVFLTTLVLSRRIRARLMVRISQNFFDYKYDYREEWLKLTKELADLSDEPPLPQRAIRILAGLVESNAGAIWLKSEQGSYILKESANLATPRYTIIDEDAELVRLFNEKEWIVNLDEYRTDPVSYDLMEIPDAIAKTPGAWLVIPLYLGNELYGIAMIGRPYARVDLNWENFDLIKVVARQTCNLLAQADAQNRLSRAMQFEAVSKASAFMVHDLKTVIAQLSLLVNNAQKHRNNPAFIDDMINTTDHAVRKMTNLVDHIRKPSSGDEEESSVLDLTSLVTNLLDHYDRQHPIPKLEGQVPKIMIKADPEQLRNVLGHLIQNAQDATPPGGEVTLSLKIAKGNVMLFIQDTGSGMTEDFISGRLFKPFESTKGLTGMGIGAYQAREYIQKLGGTLDATSEPGVGSCFSIRIPLIDDQIYSHAHAN from the coding sequence ATGCTTCCAGATTTAAGCGTGATTAGTCACGGAGCGGCGGCTGCAGTATTCGCAATACTTGCGGTGCTTGTGGGCACTCGCTATTTAAGGCGTGACATAGACTGGGCACTCTTTGTGGCGGCCCTGGTTACTACCTTGTGGGCCTCTAGCCTGGTCACCCAAAGCCTCTGGGGGCAGCCCAGCTTTTTCATTCGCTATCTGCTGGAATTGCTTCGGGATACCGCCTGGATTCTACTTCTGTTCGCCATGCTGCGGGATACCTTCCGGCAAGGGCGCCTAAGCGGGCAAATCAAAAAGTTCCTCGGCATCGCAACCGCCGGCCTACTCCTCACCTTGATTACGCTCGGCAGCCTGGAATTCATCTTTGGCATGGCGCTGGTTGATGGCAAAACCAAACTCATCGGGCAGATTGCGCTGTCGTTGCTTGGTCTCTCCCTGGTCGAGCAGATTTGGCGCAACGCACCCGCCTTTGGCCGTTCCAGCATGAAATACCTGTGCATTGGTACCGCCACAATTTTCATCTTCGATTTTTTGATGTACGCAGACGCACTGCTGTTTGGCGGCATCGCAGACTCATTCTGGAATGCCCGGGGGTTTGTGAACGCCGCGCTGGTGCCACTATTTGCCATCAACGTCGTCAACACCCGCAAACAGCCTATCGACTTTCAGCTTTCCCGCTCAGCGGTATTCCACGCCGGCACGCTGATCCTAGCTGGGACTTACTTGGTTCTTCTTTCTGTCAGCGGTTATTACGTTCGCATCCTCGGTGGCGACTGGGGCGAGGCACTGCAGGTAATACTGTCAGCAGTCGCCCTGGTTTTTCTGACAACCTTGGTGCTTTCACGGCGAATACGAGCAAGGCTGATGGTTCGTATCAGCCAAAACTTCTTCGACTATAAATACGATTACCGGGAAGAATGGCTAAAACTGACAAAAGAGCTAGCGGATCTCAGCGATGAACCCCCTCTGCCGCAACGGGCAATCCGGATTCTTGCGGGCCTGGTAGAAAGCAACGCCGGCGCTATCTGGCTAAAAAGCGAACAAGGGTCGTACATCTTGAAAGAGTCCGCCAACCTCGCCACCCCCAGATACACCATCATTGATGAAGACGCCGAGCTGGTTCGCCTGTTCAACGAGAAAGAATGGATTGTAAATCTCGATGAATACAGGACGGACCCAGTGAGCTACGACCTGATGGAAATCCCCGATGCCATCGCCAAAACCCCAGGCGCCTGGCTGGTGATCCCGCTTTACCTTGGCAACGAACTGTACGGCATTGCGATGATAGGCCGTCCATACGCACGGGTAGACCTAAACTGGGAGAACTTCGATCTGATCAAAGTAGTGGCCCGCCAAACCTGTAACCTGTTGGCCCAAGCAGATGCACAGAACCGGTTATCCCGAGCCATGCAGTTCGAAGCCGTAAGCAAAGCCTCGGCCTTCATGGTGCACGACCTGAAAACCGTGATTGCGCAGTTGTCCTTACTGGTGAATAACGCCCAAAAACACAGAAATAATCCGGCGTTTATTGATGACATGATCAACACCACAGACCACGCTGTTCGTAAGATGACCAATCTGGTAGACCACATTCGTAAGCCATCATCCGGCGACGAAGAAGAGTCCTCAGTTCTGGACTTGACCAGTTTAGTAACCAATCTGCTAGATCACTACGACCGACAGCACCCTATACCCAAGCTGGAGGGGCAAGTACCGAAAATAATGATCAAAGCAGACCCCGAGCAGTTAAGGAATGTGCTCGGCCATTTGATCCAGAACGCACAAGATGCCACGCCGCCAGGCGGGGAGGTCACTTTGTCTCTTAAAATCGCCAAGGGTAACGTCATGCTGTTTATTCAAGACACCGGCAGCGGCATGACAGAAGACTTTATCAGTGGACGATTATTCAAGCCGTTCGAAAGCACAAAAGGCCTCACCGGCATGGGCATTGGCGCCTATCAGGCCCGAGAATACATCCAAAAGCTGGGAGGCACCCTCGATGCCACAAGCGAACCCGGCGTAGGCTCCTGTTTCTCCATCCGTATTCCGCTGATTGATGACCAAATATACAGCCACGCACATGCCAACTAA
- a CDS encoding D-hexose-6-phosphate mutarotase produces MSESSNKPPLSLSPGQWSFTRWKTIGQLEALEVHHPLFEATVFLQGAHLTRFIPKDEPNWLWLSPTARFEPGQAIRGGIPICWPWFGDPARNAPEIRKRVKTHSPHGFARTAIWKLEDVNESAHEVEICLSLDANEDFSDVWSGHALALLTFSFSVRGCQLAFTTTNLSNEPLAYSQALHTYLPTTDVLRSRVLGLGCSHYIDTLKDWEYCSQDGPVYFEGETDRIYESGEPLTIVTPNTNRKLTAVGSDSTVVWNPGPYKAEKLSDFPDSAWQTMLCVETANAASDYQVLNAGQGHTLGALIGRG; encoded by the coding sequence ATGTCCGAAAGCAGCAACAAACCCCCTTTATCTCTTTCCCCGGGGCAATGGTCGTTTACCCGCTGGAAAACCATCGGACAGCTCGAGGCGCTGGAGGTTCACCACCCCCTGTTCGAGGCCACGGTTTTCCTGCAAGGCGCGCACCTCACCCGGTTTATTCCAAAGGATGAACCAAACTGGCTTTGGCTAAGCCCTACGGCACGGTTCGAACCCGGCCAGGCCATACGCGGTGGCATCCCTATATGCTGGCCCTGGTTCGGCGACCCGGCCCGCAATGCGCCAGAGATACGCAAACGTGTAAAAACCCACAGCCCCCACGGGTTCGCTCGCACAGCCATCTGGAAACTGGAGGATGTGAACGAGAGCGCCCACGAAGTCGAAATCTGCCTGTCTTTAGATGCCAACGAAGACTTTTCTGACGTGTGGAGCGGCCACGCCCTTGCCCTACTCACTTTCAGCTTTTCGGTACGGGGCTGCCAGCTAGCATTCACCACCACAAACCTGAGCAACGAGCCGCTGGCCTACAGCCAGGCTCTACACACGTATCTGCCCACCACCGACGTTCTGCGTTCAAGAGTTCTCGGGTTAGGCTGCAGCCATTACATAGACACCCTCAAAGATTGGGAATACTGCAGCCAAGACGGCCCCGTGTATTTTGAGGGAGAAACCGACCGAATATACGAGAGCGGCGAGCCGCTAACCATCGTAACGCCCAACACAAACCGCAAGCTTACAGCGGTGGGAAGTGACTCCACAGTGGTATGGAACCCCGGCCCATACAAAGCCGAAAAGCTGAGCGATTTTCCGGATTCTGCCTGGCAGACAATGCTTTGTGTCGAAACCGCCAATGCAGCCAGCGATTATCAAGTGCTTAATGCAGGTCAAGGTCATACATTGGGCGCTCTGATCGGGCGTGGCTGA
- a CDS encoding 2OG-Fe(II) oxygenase, giving the protein MDKALWLDELAWGLSEQSWMSCDITPWLGLKVLRSLQQEIITLDQNDALKTAGTGRGNAPVRDRSVRRDKIAWLQGTESPQSELFGFLESLRQGLNQRLFLGLKRFEAHYATYHRGDFYRAHVDSFQGRASRIVSLVLYLNDDWQPTDGGALQVFNRESENEVSGLVLPEMGRVALFMSEEIRHEVLEAHRTRYSLACWLRQDEIALPVSALI; this is encoded by the coding sequence TTGGATAAAGCGCTGTGGTTGGATGAGCTTGCTTGGGGTTTGAGTGAGCAGAGCTGGATGAGCTGTGATATTACGCCGTGGTTGGGGCTGAAGGTTTTACGTTCTCTACAACAGGAGATCATAACCCTTGATCAGAATGATGCGCTCAAAACAGCGGGCACAGGGCGGGGAAATGCACCTGTTCGGGATCGCTCAGTGCGCCGCGACAAAATCGCTTGGCTGCAGGGCACGGAGTCGCCGCAATCTGAGTTGTTCGGGTTTCTTGAAAGCCTGCGCCAGGGGCTGAACCAGCGGCTTTTTCTGGGCTTGAAGCGTTTTGAGGCCCACTACGCAACGTATCATCGCGGTGATTTCTATCGGGCTCATGTGGACAGCTTTCAGGGCCGAGCGTCGCGTATTGTAAGCTTGGTGCTTTACCTGAATGATGACTGGCAACCCACGGATGGCGGTGCGCTGCAGGTCTTTAACCGGGAAAGCGAAAACGAGGTAAGTGGGCTGGTGTTGCCTGAAATGGGAAGGGTGGCGCTGTTCATGAGCGAAGAAATCCGCCACGAGGTTCTTGAGGCCCATCGCACCCGCTACAGCCTTGCATGCTGGCTTCGGCAGGATGAGATTGCTTTGCCCGTATCGGCACTTATTTAG
- the dnaX gene encoding DNA polymerase III subunit gamma/tau, which yields MSYQVLARKWRPRTFEDMVGQEHVLQALIHALDNQRLHHAYLFTGTRGVGKTTIGRLLARCLNCETGITSRPCGTCSSCVEIQEGRFVDLIEIDAASRTGVDDMRELTDNVQYAPSSGRFKVYLIDEVHMLSTPSFNAFLKTLEEPPEHVKFLLATTNPQKLPVTVLSRCLQFNLKRMTPEHIAGHLTKVLTAEQIPFEEPALWLLARAADGSMRDALSLTDQAIAFGNQKLAASDVSSMLGTIDQQDIERIVSSLVDRDGPGLLAEVSRISDFAPDYSIILADLLSLFHRVTMEQVVPGSADNALGDAAQVQSLARKLSAEDAQLFYQTALMGRKDLAITPDARMGFEMTLLRMLAFRPGSDRRAPPAASNAGSVTDGESRDEPEPAPAPAPQAPEPAVNAPSAPETPEPQLAPPWDTDPEPESEPESEPEPEPEPEPKPSPADPVEAAPAPLPEGEFVWERDFRSLGIVGMPGNLASHSTMSRASDTITLLIDEGHARLLNARHEEKILTALRNHFGDAIQLKIEQGDAGSHTPAAYEVRQNKARQGAAEESIRNDPLVKSIVERFEARVVEDSIRPI from the coding sequence ATGAGCTACCAGGTACTTGCCCGTAAATGGCGCCCCCGCACCTTTGAAGATATGGTGGGCCAGGAACACGTTCTCCAGGCGTTAATACACGCTTTGGACAATCAGCGTTTGCACCATGCCTACCTGTTTACGGGTACTCGTGGCGTGGGTAAAACTACCATTGGGCGCTTGTTGGCACGCTGTCTCAACTGCGAGACCGGCATTACTTCGCGCCCCTGCGGCACTTGTTCCAGTTGCGTTGAAATTCAGGAAGGCCGGTTTGTTGATCTTATTGAGATTGATGCTGCATCTCGCACCGGTGTAGATGACATGCGGGAGCTGACTGATAACGTTCAGTACGCACCCAGCAGTGGCCGTTTCAAGGTGTACCTCATCGACGAGGTGCACATGCTTTCCACCCCGTCGTTCAACGCGTTTCTCAAAACCCTGGAAGAGCCGCCGGAACATGTGAAGTTCCTGCTGGCCACGACCAATCCCCAGAAATTGCCTGTTACCGTTCTGTCCCGTTGTTTGCAATTTAACCTCAAGCGCATGACGCCGGAACATATTGCCGGGCACCTTACAAAGGTACTCACGGCTGAGCAGATTCCCTTTGAAGAGCCTGCGCTTTGGCTGCTGGCTCGTGCGGCCGATGGCAGTATGCGCGATGCTTTGAGCCTGACCGATCAGGCCATTGCCTTTGGTAACCAGAAGTTAGCTGCCAGTGATGTCAGCAGCATGTTGGGCACGATTGATCAGCAGGATATTGAGCGGATTGTAAGCTCGCTGGTAGACCGGGATGGCCCAGGTTTATTGGCTGAGGTTAGCCGTATTTCAGATTTTGCACCGGACTACAGCATTATACTTGCGGATCTTTTGTCCTTGTTCCATCGAGTGACCATGGAGCAGGTGGTGCCTGGCAGTGCCGACAACGCGCTTGGCGATGCCGCGCAGGTACAGTCGCTGGCACGTAAGCTGAGTGCAGAAGACGCCCAGCTGTTCTATCAAACAGCCCTTATGGGCCGGAAAGACTTGGCGATTACCCCCGATGCCCGCATGGGCTTCGAGATGACACTGCTTCGTATGCTGGCATTCCGCCCCGGCTCGGATCGTCGCGCGCCGCCGGCTGCGAGTAATGCCGGTTCGGTGACAGATGGCGAGTCCCGGGACGAACCTGAGCCTGCACCCGCACCTGCACCGCAAGCACCTGAGCCCGCGGTGAATGCACCCAGCGCGCCGGAAACCCCTGAACCGCAGCTAGCACCGCCTTGGGATACTGATCCCGAGCCTGAATCCGAGCCTGAATCCGAGCCAGAGCCAGAGCCAGAGCCAGAGCCTAAACCATCCCCGGCTGATCCGGTCGAAGCAGCTCCCGCTCCTCTGCCTGAAGGAGAGTTTGTTTGGGAGCGGGATTTCCGTAGCCTGGGTATTGTGGGTATGCCCGGCAACTTGGCCAGCCACAGCACTATGTCCCGTGCCAGCGATACCATCACGCTGTTAATCGACGAAGGGCACGCCCGGCTGCTGAATGCTCGGCACGAAGAAAAAATTCTGACTGCCTTGAGAAATCACTTCGGCGACGCCATTCAATTAAAGATAGAGCAGGGCGATGCAGGATCACATACTCCGGCGGCTTATGAAGTACGCCAGAACAAAGCACGCCAAGGCGCGGCTGAAGAATCTATCCGCAACGATCCGCTGGTTAAGTCCATTGTTGAACGGTTTGAGGCGCGGGTAGTCGAAGATAGCATTAGGCCAATATAG
- a CDS encoding YbaB/EbfC family nucleoid-associated protein, whose product MVNNVGDMMKKAQKMQEDMQKAQEEAAKVEITGESGAGLVKVTMNGRHDVRKVDIDPSLMTEEKDILEDLLAAAINDAVRRVEANQKDKMSGMMSGLGLPPGFKMPF is encoded by the coding sequence ATGGTGAATAATGTGGGCGACATGATGAAAAAAGCCCAAAAAATGCAGGAAGACATGCAAAAAGCCCAGGAAGAAGCCGCAAAAGTCGAAATTACCGGTGAATCTGGCGCGGGCTTGGTGAAAGTCACCATGAACGGTCGCCACGATGTGCGCAAGGTGGATATTGATCCTTCCCTGATGACTGAAGAGAAGGATATTCTTGAAGACTTGCTGGCGGCTGCTATCAACGATGCTGTGCGCCGCGTGGAAGCGAACCAAAAAGATAAAATGTCCGGCATGATGTCTGGTTTGGGTTTGCCCCCTGGCTTCAAGATGCCGTTTTAA
- the recR gene encoding recombination mediator RecR, with translation MAFSPLVDELVESLRCLPGVGQKSAQRMAFHLLERARSGGTRLSDALSNAMDGVRRCESCQNFSDTEVCGICDNPARSIGTLCVVESPSDLLAIEQAGDYKGSYFVLMGHLSPIDGVGPEEIGIERLLRRVRSDGVTELILATNPTVEGEATAHYISDRLDGLDILITRLAHGIPVGGELGYVDGFTLTHAFRGRKPLLD, from the coding sequence ATGGCGTTCAGCCCGCTGGTTGATGAACTTGTCGAATCTCTACGGTGTTTGCCGGGTGTGGGTCAAAAAAGCGCTCAGCGCATGGCGTTTCACTTGCTTGAGCGTGCACGCTCGGGGGGAACTCGGCTTTCTGATGCGTTAAGCAATGCCATGGACGGTGTCCGTCGCTGCGAAAGCTGCCAGAACTTTTCGGATACCGAAGTCTGTGGGATTTGTGACAACCCAGCCCGAAGCATCGGCACACTCTGCGTGGTGGAAAGCCCCTCGGATCTGTTGGCCATTGAGCAGGCAGGGGACTATAAAGGCAGCTATTTTGTTCTGATGGGGCATTTATCGCCCATTGACGGTGTAGGCCCTGAGGAAATTGGCATCGAACGGCTGCTGCGCCGAGTGCGCTCAGATGGTGTCACCGAACTTATTCTTGCGACCAACCCGACTGTGGAGGGTGAAGCGACTGCCCACTATATTTCCGATCGGCTCGACGGTTTAGATATTCTCATTACCCGCCTTGCTCACGGCATACCGGTGGGTGGCGAGCTTGGCTACGTCGACGGTTTTACGCTCACCCATGCGTTTCGCGGCAGAAAACCTCTGCTGGATTGA
- a CDS encoding ribonuclease D — MTLPLSAIDVPPAPETIHWIVQPDQLDTWLDSAPGLPLVLDTEFERVNTFYPIPGLVQLGLGDRFCLVDPDVAERSARFREVIADPAVTKLLYAMSEDLELFRDWLDIRPKGVVDLQIGAAMAGAGFSLGYARFVETLFGEALDKSVTRSDWISRPLSEAQQRYAVDDIRFLAPMYEWVTAHLRERGLEAALVEESTRFADELARQDDPNAHYLRLRGGWALTAQQQLVLKKLVVWRELEGRERDRPRGRVLADPLIIAIADRLPKSIAELSDIQGVPGGVVRRYGQVLLELVEAGRSGDPSEIKPIAPPLTRDQQIGFKDLKRFFKKAAEAADIPVELVAPRKRLEKVMQDKTLADSPFFHGWRAEILAPEMNDIEGYLKS; from the coding sequence ATGACACTTCCTCTATCGGCTATTGATGTCCCGCCGGCCCCCGAAACCATCCACTGGATTGTGCAGCCAGACCAACTGGACACGTGGCTGGATAGCGCCCCGGGGCTGCCTTTAGTGCTAGATACCGAATTTGAGCGGGTAAATACCTTTTATCCCATTCCCGGGTTGGTTCAGCTTGGGCTTGGTGATCGTTTTTGCCTTGTAGATCCTGACGTGGCGGAACGGTCTGCGCGCTTCCGTGAGGTTATCGCAGATCCCGCTGTGACCAAGCTGCTGTATGCCATGAGTGAAGATCTCGAGCTTTTTCGGGATTGGCTCGACATACGCCCAAAAGGTGTTGTCGACCTGCAGATTGGCGCCGCTATGGCGGGTGCTGGCTTTTCTTTGGGCTATGCACGGTTTGTTGAAACACTCTTTGGCGAGGCGCTGGATAAATCTGTTACCCGTTCTGATTGGATTTCCCGCCCTTTGAGCGAGGCTCAGCAGCGTTACGCGGTTGATGACATACGTTTTCTTGCGCCCATGTACGAGTGGGTTACTGCGCATCTGCGAGAGCGCGGGCTTGAAGCAGCGCTGGTGGAAGAATCCACCCGGTTTGCGGATGAGCTTGCGCGGCAGGACGATCCGAACGCTCATTATCTTCGCCTGCGGGGCGGTTGGGCCTTGACCGCTCAGCAACAGCTTGTGCTCAAGAAGCTGGTGGTTTGGCGTGAATTAGAAGGAAGGGAGCGCGATCGCCCTCGCGGCAGGGTGCTGGCTGACCCTCTTATTATTGCCATCGCAGACCGATTGCCTAAATCTATCGCTGAGCTTTCTGATATTCAAGGTGTTCCAGGGGGAGTGGTTCGTCGGTATGGGCAGGTCTTGCTTGAGCTGGTTGAAGCTGGCCGCAGCGGCGACCCTTCCGAGATTAAACCCATTGCGCCACCCTTAACCCGAGATCAGCAAATTGGCTTCAAGGACTTAAAGCGATTTTTCAAGAAAGCTGCGGAAGCTGCCGATATACCGGTCGAATTGGTTGCGCCAAGGAAACGGCTTGAAAAGGTTATGCAGGACAAAACCCTGGCTGACAGTCCGTTTTTCCATGGCTGGCGCGCTGAGATTTTGGCGCCGGAAATGAACGATATTGAGGGTTATCTGAAATCATGA
- a CDS encoding YcgL domain-containing protein: MKNREFVSVFRSSKKSDTYMFVRRGQKWDELPESLKAIFGTPVHSMDLIMTPDRKLARTTGEQVLNGIAEKDFFLQMPEEQDGYVVDFRTKPGLRDS, translated from the coding sequence ATGAAAAACCGGGAGTTTGTGTCTGTATTCCGAAGCAGTAAGAAAAGCGATACCTATATGTTCGTTCGTCGCGGGCAGAAGTGGGATGAGTTACCTGAAAGCCTTAAAGCTATTTTTGGCACCCCGGTGCACTCAATGGATCTGATTATGACTCCAGACCGCAAGCTCGCCAGAACCACCGGTGAGCAGGTGCTGAACGGCATTGCTGAAAAAGATTTCTTTTTGCAGATGCCGGAAGAACAAGACGGGTACGTTGTTGATTTCCGAACAAAGCCGGGGCTGAGAGATTCGTGA
- a CDS encoding YcgN family cysteine cluster protein codes for MSAQIPFWQRKRLSEMTPQEWESLCDGCGKCCLNKLEDEDTGEVYHTDLVCRYMDDATCQCTVYPDRLQKVPGCTVLTPGTVNDYHWLPHTCAYRTLAEGRPLADWHPLRSGNPESVHEVGVSIRHKVIHENRVAEEDWEEHIIHWVL; via the coding sequence GTGAGTGCCCAAATCCCGTTTTGGCAGCGCAAGCGCCTGAGCGAGATGACCCCACAGGAATGGGAATCCCTGTGCGACGGTTGCGGCAAATGTTGCCTGAATAAGCTTGAAGATGAAGACACCGGCGAGGTTTATCACACGGACCTGGTGTGCCGTTATATGGATGACGCCACCTGCCAGTGCACGGTGTATCCGGACCGCCTTCAAAAAGTACCTGGTTGCACAGTGCTGACACCGGGTACGGTGAACGATTACCATTGGTTGCCTCATACCTGTGCCTACCGCACTCTCGCGGAGGGTAGGCCGCTTGCTGATTGGCATCCGTTACGCAGTGGGAATCCCGAATCGGTTCACGAGGTAGGTGTATCTATACGCCACAAGGTGATCCACGAGAATCGGGTGGCAGAAGAAGACTGGGAAGAACATATCATTCACTGGGTTCTGTAA
- a CDS encoding VWA domain-containing protein, with the protein MPKLLTLVFFTVLWLPVTLWAQEPTTLTLPERADVRIIVDISGSMKQSDPNNLRQPAVRLLARVIPEGNTAGVWTFGQYVNMLVPHGEVNDSWRETAIDRSKQINSVALRTNLGRAIEVASDGYVTGGSLENTHFILLTDGNVDISDSADVNKAEEERILGKVLSDLVARGATFHPVALSGLADARFLKTLAEESQGSFRIADTAESLNLAFLDALNTAAPQEQIPIEGNAFTVDGGVKEFTALIFRGEAKTGETGEMDEDASLELVRPDGKTLVQSAQPDNVRWASEAAYDLVTITEPQSGEWRVKGELGEGSRVTVVSDLRMVVGPVPATFTAKSPIEVRVAFFEKSEKVTNPEFLDVISLELSLTSEDGRGGSKALSKDQSPEDGEYTDTISKLPTEGLYRIDIVADGKTFARKFSATTEFIVPVGMIDSPIDTPIDISLTEKAEQAPAAEPEPQPTPVEPAPVAEKEPSAKEKPSADKMPSAEEDTESESSLPIPLWMIGAGAGAFVVLALIIFLLMRKRRNAQDVADKPDEEIENLDDLQQEMADIEAEPEAETDTETPVVMAEEPEPELELEPEEEPAEEDIPVASTVVEPEETIPELVEPAEDDEEEESGLDDFDLSEFDDSSDSAQPDNSDPDDEQKK; encoded by the coding sequence ATGCCGAAACTTCTCACACTGGTTTTTTTCACTGTTTTATGGCTGCCCGTAACGCTTTGGGCCCAAGAGCCCACCACGCTGACACTGCCTGAACGCGCAGATGTCCGGATTATTGTGGATATTTCTGGCTCCATGAAGCAATCCGATCCGAACAATCTGCGGCAACCTGCTGTACGGCTGCTGGCCCGGGTAATCCCCGAAGGCAACACCGCTGGCGTGTGGACGTTCGGGCAATACGTGAACATGCTTGTGCCCCATGGCGAGGTTAATGACTCTTGGCGGGAAACGGCGATTGATCGCTCCAAACAGATAAACTCTGTGGCGCTGCGCACCAATCTTGGCAGAGCCATTGAAGTGGCCAGCGACGGTTATGTGACCGGCGGCTCGCTAGAGAATACGCACTTTATTCTGCTGACAGACGGCAACGTGGATATCTCAGACAGTGCGGATGTGAACAAGGCTGAAGAAGAAAGAATTCTGGGTAAGGTTTTGAGTGATTTAGTTGCCAGAGGTGCCACATTTCACCCGGTCGCGCTCTCAGGTCTGGCGGATGCCCGTTTTCTGAAGACCCTCGCCGAGGAGTCACAGGGCAGTTTTAGGATTGCGGACACGGCGGAATCCCTCAATCTGGCTTTTCTGGATGCCCTGAATACGGCAGCGCCCCAAGAGCAGATTCCCATTGAAGGCAATGCGTTTACCGTTGATGGCGGCGTTAAGGAATTCACGGCATTAATCTTCCGAGGCGAAGCTAAAACCGGTGAAACCGGTGAAATGGATGAAGATGCCAGCCTTGAGCTGGTTCGCCCTGATGGCAAAACGCTTGTGCAATCCGCACAGCCCGACAATGTTCGCTGGGCCAGCGAAGCAGCCTATGACCTGGTGACCATTACCGAGCCACAGTCGGGTGAGTGGCGCGTGAAGGGTGAACTGGGTGAGGGCAGCCGCGTTACAGTTGTCAGTGATCTGAGAATGGTGGTAGGCCCTGTACCTGCGACGTTTACGGCCAAATCACCGATTGAAGTTCGCGTTGCGTTTTTTGAAAAATCAGAAAAGGTGACCAATCCAGAATTTCTCGATGTAATAAGTTTGGAACTTAGCCTTACCTCTGAAGACGGTCGCGGGGGCAGCAAAGCGCTCTCAAAGGATCAGTCACCGGAAGATGGTGAGTACACTGACACCATCAGCAAACTGCCGACCGAAGGCCTGTATCGGATAGATATTGTTGCGGATGGCAAGACTTTCGCCCGTAAGTTCAGTGCAACAACTGAATTCATCGTGCCGGTGGGCATGATCGATTCACCCATCGATACGCCTATCGATATCAGCCTGACTGAGAAGGCAGAACAAGCGCCGGCGGCAGAACCCGAGCCGCAACCGACGCCTGTTGAGCCGGCGCCTGTGGCGGAAAAAGAGCCTTCAGCTAAAGAGAAACCCTCAGCTGATAAAATGCCGTCTGCAGAAGAAGATACGGAAAGTGAATCATCACTGCCCATACCACTGTGGATGATTGGCGCTGGCGCAGGTGCGTTCGTGGTCCTCGCACTGATCATTTTCCTGTTGATGCGCAAGCGCCGTAACGCCCAAGATGTGGCCGATAAGCCAGACGAAGAAATCGAAAATCTAGATGATCTGCAACAGGAAATGGCAGACATTGAAGCAGAACCCGAAGCCGAAACTGACACCGAAACACCGGTAGTGATGGCGGAAGAGCCAGAACCCGAGCTAGAGCTAGAGCCTGAAGAAGAACCAGCGGAAGAAGATATACCCGTTGCCAGCACCGTGGTGGAGCCGGAAGAAACCATTCCCGAGCTTGTTGAGCCGGCGGAAGACGACGAGGAAGAAGAGTCCGGTCTGGATGACTTCGATCTATCCGAATTTGACGATTCATCGGACAGCGCTCAGCCGGATAACTCTGATCCGGACGATGAACAGAAAAAGTAA